AAAGTTTGAGTATATTAGCTCCAAGTTAATTTGTATCCTCATGATCTAATGTCTGAGGTCATACTTCAGCATATTCTAAATCTATAATCTAAGCTTTTTCATCAACTTCCCATATTTTCCAAGGCTTTAATTCAGTTGTCAAGCAACTGGATAAATAGAGTATTAATTTGATAGTTTAATATACCCTCACAATCAGTGATCTATTCcgaatattataaaatgatgattttagggggaaaaacccAAGTTCTGTATAATTATTTAAACACTTGTATTACTTGAAGTTGTTTGAAAATGCATAGAGCAACTTGTCCCCTTGTGTGTTATTTAGGAGATCATTCTCAAACTCAGGAGTTGACTACTCAGTCTCTTCATTGCCATCTTCATGTCCTTATTCCTCAGTGTGTAGATAATGGGATTCAGAATGGGTGTAATCAGAAAGTCCAAAATGGCAAGAAACTTATCCACAGGCACTGTGGGAAATGGCCACACATAAATAAAGATGCACGGTCCGAAGAACAAAACCACCACAGTGATGTGAGCTGACAAAGTAGAAAAGGCTTTAGACAAGCCACCTGAGGAACGCCTCCATACAGTGACCAAGAT
Above is a window of Suricata suricatta isolate VVHF042 unplaced genomic scaffold, meerkat_22Aug2017_6uvM2_HiC HiC_scaffold_20843, whole genome shotgun sequence DNA encoding:
- the LOC115284784 gene encoding olfactory receptor 4F6-like → IMSPQMCILLLCGAWVIGLIHAVVQLAFVVHLPFCGPNEIDSFYCDLPWFIKLSCTDTYRMEFMVTANSGFISMATFFFLLISYIFILVTVWRRSSGGLSKAFSTLSAHITVVVLFFGPCIFIYVWPFPTVPVDKFLAILDFLITPILNPIIYTLRNKDMKMAMKRLSSQLLSLRMIS